Proteins from a genomic interval of Streptomyces sp. SID8374:
- a CDS encoding GPW/gp25 family protein, which translates to MARGSGFIGRGWGFPLRTGATGGIALVERDKEIEEAIGLILGTAPGERPMRPEFGCGIHDYVFAPGDGATAGRIAQEVRTSLERWEPRIEVTDVVIAFDAIEEGTLYIDVRYTVRATNDLRNLVFPFYTIPSEEGSSEAGVR; encoded by the coding sequence ATCGCGCGCGGCAGCGGCTTCATCGGGCGCGGCTGGGGCTTCCCGCTGCGGACCGGTGCGACGGGCGGGATCGCCCTGGTGGAGCGGGACAAGGAGATCGAGGAGGCCATCGGGCTGATCCTCGGTACGGCACCGGGTGAGCGGCCGATGCGGCCCGAGTTCGGCTGCGGCATCCACGACTACGTCTTCGCGCCCGGTGACGGCGCGACGGCCGGGCGGATCGCCCAGGAGGTCCGTACGTCCCTGGAGCGCTGGGAGCCGCGCATCGAGGTGACGGACGTGGTGATCGCGTTCGACGCGATCGAGGAGGGCACGCTCTACATCGACGTGCGCTACACCGTGCGGGCCACCAACGACCTGCGCAACCTGGTCTTCCCGTTCTACACGATCCCGTCCGAAGAGGGCTCCTCGGAAGCAGGTGTGCGCTGA
- a CDS encoding phage tail protein: MSRAAVPGLPSRYPIGELLPALYADDDLAQRFTAGLDTVLAPVLSTLDNLPAYFDPALAPADFLPWLATWVGAGIDPAWPPELQRAVVARAVELHRWRSTRRGLVEHLRLCFGVHADVRDGGGVAWSSESGTELPPAPTGELLVRVWPVAPGVTVDENRVLDVVTASCPVHLTCRVEILPGPPEQAPGTTVETEG, translated from the coding sequence ATGAGCCGGGCCGCCGTCCCCGGGCTGCCCAGCCGCTACCCGATCGGCGAGCTGCTGCCCGCCCTGTACGCCGACGACGACCTGGCCCAGCGCTTCACGGCGGGCCTCGACACGGTCCTGGCGCCGGTCCTGTCCACCCTGGACAACCTGCCCGCCTATTTCGACCCGGCCCTGGCCCCGGCCGACTTCCTGCCGTGGCTGGCGACCTGGGTGGGCGCGGGCATCGACCCGGCCTGGCCGCCGGAGCTGCAACGGGCCGTGGTGGCCCGCGCGGTGGAGCTGCACCGGTGGCGCTCCACCCGGCGCGGCCTGGTCGAACACCTCCGCCTCTGCTTCGGCGTGCACGCCGATGTACGGGACGGCGGAGGCGTGGCATGGTCGTCCGAGTCCGGTACGGAGCTGCCTCCGGCCCCGACCGGTGAACTGCTCGTACGGGTCTGGCCGGTGGCCCCCGGGGTCACGGTGGACGAGAACCGGGTCCTGGACGTCGTCACGGCCTCGTGCCCCGTCCACCTCACCTGCCGGGTGGAGATCCTGCCGGGCCCGCCCGAGCAGGCGCCCGGGACGACCGTAGAAACGGAAGGCTGA
- a CDS encoding terpene synthase family protein: MPFASAGCNPGLEKTREAAWEWAETEGLILSVPARRKMIRTRPELWISLIFPKASQDHLDLFCQWLFWAFLVDDEFDDGPAGRDPLMCEAAITRLVDVFDGAAPRGPMEQALAGLRDRTCHDRSPQWNRQFRRDTAAWLWTYYAEAVERAAGQVPSRADFAKHRRDSVAMQPFLDLHEIIAGIDLPDSARSLPAYIALRNAVTDHSGLCNDICSFEKEAALGYEHNAVRLIQRDRGSTLQEAVDEAGIQLARIAERVMRAEKELIEEIEAAGISASTKAALERCVQDYRGLVRGDFDYHARAERYTRPDLVELDARNSMSRYFAA; encoded by the coding sequence ATGCCGTTCGCCAGCGCAGGGTGCAATCCGGGTCTGGAGAAAACCAGGGAAGCCGCCTGGGAATGGGCGGAAACGGAGGGACTGATTCTCTCCGTTCCGGCCCGCAGGAAGATGATCCGCACACGGCCGGAACTCTGGATCTCCCTCATCTTCCCGAAAGCGTCGCAGGACCATCTGGACCTCTTCTGCCAATGGCTGTTCTGGGCCTTCCTGGTGGACGACGAGTTCGACGACGGCCCGGCCGGGCGCGACCCCCTGATGTGCGAGGCCGCGATCACCCGCCTGGTCGACGTGTTCGACGGGGCGGCGCCGCGCGGGCCGATGGAGCAGGCGCTCGCCGGGCTGCGCGACCGGACCTGCCACGACCGGTCCCCGCAGTGGAACCGCCAGTTCCGGCGGGACACGGCGGCCTGGCTCTGGACCTACTACGCCGAGGCGGTGGAGCGGGCGGCCGGGCAGGTGCCGAGCCGGGCGGACTTCGCCAAGCACCGCCGGGACTCGGTGGCCATGCAGCCGTTCCTGGATCTGCATGAGATCATCGCCGGAATCGATCTGCCGGATTCCGCCCGCAGCCTGCCCGCGTACATCGCCCTGCGGAACGCGGTGACCGATCATTCCGGTCTCTGCAACGACATCTGCTCGTTCGAGAAAGAGGCCGCTCTCGGCTATGAGCACAATGCGGTACGGCTCATTCAGCGCGACCGCGGCTCCACGCTCCAGGAGGCCGTCGACGAGGCCGGAATTCAACTGGCACGTATTGCCGAGCGCGTGATGCGGGCCGAAAAGGAGCTGATCGAGGAAATCGAGGCGGCGGGCATCAGCGCCTCGACCAAGGCCGCTCTCGAACGCTGCGTACAGGACTACCGGGGGCTCGTGCGGGGCGACTTCGACTATCACGCACGCGCCGAGCGGTACACGCGGCCGGATCTGGTGGAGCTGGACGCCCGCAATTCGATGTCCCGGTATTTCGCCGCCTGA
- a CDS encoding zinc ribbon domain-containing protein has protein sequence MARRPVVRPVEEDEAPDGPPCPSCGTPNLPGRRFCRRCATPLQAREGSAPLPWWRTVWPFRRRVRVRSGRALRRVLLILAVVGLLFVGFLFLPAGRVLFEDVRDKLGDTAEISPSGVSASGAAPGHPAGAAVDGLTNKYWGAPALGASLTCTFGTPFRLVGVVLHTGASTEPEEFRQEPRPVRADLIVTTEDGTVHKKELTLNDKPGEQTVRTGISDVVSVQLVLREAAGQRRGRPIALGEIEFFKRT, from the coding sequence GTGGCGCGGCGGCCCGTCGTGCGGCCGGTGGAGGAGGACGAGGCGCCGGACGGGCCGCCGTGCCCGTCCTGCGGTACCCCGAACCTCCCCGGGCGCCGGTTCTGCCGCCGCTGCGCGACGCCTCTACAGGCCAGGGAGGGGTCCGCGCCCCTGCCGTGGTGGCGCACGGTGTGGCCGTTCCGCCGCCGGGTGCGGGTCCGGTCGGGCCGGGCGCTGCGGCGCGTCCTGCTGATCCTGGCGGTCGTCGGGCTGCTCTTCGTGGGCTTCCTGTTCCTGCCGGCCGGGCGCGTGCTCTTCGAGGACGTACGGGACAAGCTCGGCGACACGGCGGAGATCAGCCCCTCCGGGGTGAGTGCGAGCGGTGCCGCCCCCGGTCATCCGGCAGGCGCGGCCGTCGACGGCCTGACCAACAAATACTGGGGCGCACCCGCCCTGGGCGCCTCGCTGACGTGCACCTTCGGTACGCCGTTCCGGCTGGTCGGGGTGGTCCTGCACACCGGGGCGTCCACGGAGCCCGAGGAGTTCCGGCAGGAGCCGCGGCCGGTCCGGGCGGATCTGATCGTCACCACGGAGGACGGCACGGTCCACAAGAAGGAGCTGACGCTCAACGACAAGCCGGGCGAGCAGACGGTACGGACCGGCATCAGCGATGTCGTCTCCGTCCAGCTCGTCCTGCGGGAGGCGGCGGGCCAGCGCCGGGGCCGCCCGATCGCACTCGGGGAGATCGAGTTCTTCAAGCGCACCTGA
- a CDS encoding PAAR domain-containing protein, producing MPPAARSGDSTAHGGVIGTPPPGAVTVATVLIGGRPAAVTGSLHVCVVPPHAALGPGNVIMPNPAVAVGGPVLIGGLPAARMGDKTTCGAPIISGAPNVLIGGPM from the coding sequence ATGCCCCCCGCAGCCCGCTCGGGCGACAGCACCGCCCACGGCGGCGTCATCGGCACCCCGCCCCCGGGCGCGGTGACCGTGGCCACCGTGCTGATCGGCGGCCGGCCCGCGGCCGTCACCGGGAGCCTGCACGTGTGCGTGGTCCCCCCGCACGCGGCGCTCGGGCCGGGCAACGTGATCATGCCCAACCCGGCCGTGGCCGTCGGCGGCCCGGTGCTGATCGGCGGACTGCCCGCCGCCCGCATGGGAGACAAGACCACCTGCGGCGCGCCGATCATCAGCGGCGCGCCGAACGTCCTGATCGGGGGCCCGATGTGA
- a CDS encoding putative baseplate assembly protein, with protein MVLPSPNLDDRRFQQLVDEAKRYVQQRSPEWTDHNVSDPGVTLIETFAYMVDQLLYRLNRVPDKNYAAFLDLLGVTLFPPTVARAEVDFWLSAPQPETVHLSAGTEVATARGEAEEPVVFTTSEDLPIVPSELVRLVTAPKTGDQTDRTGPLGAGKDIPCFSPRPEPGDAMLFGLPTAVPRCIVAVRLDSRVEGVGVDPRQPPLVWEAWDGARWVECATGDDTTGGLNRPGEVIVFVPAGHTASVVAGTRAGWLRCRVTPPEPGQPFYSESPTIREAEVFTVGGTAAVEHAETVVDVPLGESEGVAGQRFSVSRVPLLMDGEPPVVQVSTAEGWQVWTPVEHFGASSPGDRHVRIDAVSGEFAFPPEVREPDGTMRAYGAVPEKGAQLRVPRYRTGGGSAGNVARGAISVLRSSVPYVAGVDNREAAAGGVDGETVENAKVRAPNILRVQERAVTARDYEVIAHEAAPSLRRVRCLPAVPGEAGAVRVLVVPDAVPDEGGHLRFEQLIPSDQVLAAVAERLDERRLVGTRLVVEPPAYQGVTVVARLVAAPADVDRVRAEALEALFRHIDPLRGGADGAGWPFGRPVQYGEVFAVLQGVRGAGLVEDVRLFPADPISGRRGGAVDRIDVAPGALVFSHQHQVIVTASGPGEGV; from the coding sequence ATGGTCCTGCCCTCCCCCAACCTGGACGACCGGCGCTTCCAGCAGCTCGTCGACGAGGCCAAGCGGTACGTCCAGCAGCGCTCCCCCGAGTGGACCGACCACAATGTGTCGGACCCCGGGGTCACGCTGATCGAGACGTTCGCGTACATGGTCGACCAGCTGCTGTACCGGCTGAACCGGGTGCCCGACAAGAACTACGCGGCCTTCCTCGACCTGCTCGGCGTGACCCTGTTCCCGCCGACCGTGGCCCGCGCCGAGGTCGACTTCTGGCTCTCCGCGCCGCAGCCGGAGACCGTGCACCTGTCCGCCGGTACGGAGGTGGCGACCGCGCGGGGCGAGGCCGAGGAGCCGGTGGTGTTCACCACCTCCGAGGACCTGCCGATCGTGCCGAGCGAGCTGGTCCGGCTGGTGACCGCGCCGAAGACCGGCGACCAGACCGACCGCACCGGGCCGCTGGGCGCGGGCAAGGACATCCCGTGCTTCTCGCCGCGCCCGGAGCCGGGGGACGCGATGCTGTTCGGGCTGCCCACCGCCGTACCGCGCTGCATCGTCGCCGTACGCCTGGACAGCCGGGTGGAGGGCGTGGGTGTCGACCCGCGTCAGCCTCCGCTCGTCTGGGAGGCGTGGGACGGGGCGCGCTGGGTGGAGTGCGCGACGGGTGACGACACCACCGGCGGGCTCAACCGGCCCGGCGAGGTCATCGTGTTCGTCCCGGCCGGGCACACCGCGTCCGTCGTCGCCGGTACGCGGGCGGGGTGGCTGCGCTGCCGGGTGACGCCGCCCGAGCCGGGCCAGCCGTTCTACTCCGAGTCGCCGACGATCCGGGAGGCCGAGGTCTTCACGGTGGGCGGCACGGCCGCCGTCGAACACGCGGAGACCGTCGTCGACGTGCCCCTCGGGGAGTCGGAGGGCGTCGCCGGGCAGCGGTTCTCGGTGAGCCGGGTGCCGCTGCTGATGGACGGGGAGCCGCCGGTGGTCCAGGTGTCGACCGCCGAGGGCTGGCAGGTCTGGACGCCCGTGGAGCACTTCGGCGCCTCCTCGCCCGGTGACCGGCACGTCCGGATCGACGCGGTCTCCGGGGAGTTCGCGTTCCCGCCGGAGGTGCGGGAGCCGGACGGCACGATGCGCGCGTACGGCGCGGTCCCGGAGAAGGGCGCCCAGCTCCGCGTCCCCCGCTACCGCACGGGCGGCGGGTCGGCCGGGAACGTGGCGCGGGGTGCGATCTCCGTACTGCGCAGCTCGGTCCCGTACGTCGCGGGCGTCGACAACCGGGAGGCGGCGGCCGGCGGCGTGGACGGGGAGACCGTCGAGAACGCCAAGGTGCGCGCGCCCAACATCCTGCGCGTGCAGGAACGGGCCGTCACCGCACGGGACTACGAGGTCATCGCCCACGAGGCGGCCCCCTCCCTGCGCCGGGTCCGGTGTCTGCCGGCCGTCCCGGGCGAGGCCGGTGCGGTACGGGTCCTGGTGGTGCCGGACGCGGTCCCCGACGAGGGCGGCCACCTGCGGTTCGAGCAGCTGATCCCCTCCGACCAGGTGTTGGCGGCGGTGGCGGAACGCCTGGACGAACGCCGTCTGGTGGGCACCCGGCTCGTCGTGGAGCCGCCCGCCTACCAGGGCGTCACCGTGGTCGCCCGGCTGGTCGCGGCACCGGCCGACGTGGACCGGGTGCGCGCGGAGGCGCTGGAGGCCCTGTTCCGCCACATCGACCCGCTGCGGGGCGGTGCGGACGGTGCGGGGTGGCCGTTCGGGCGACCGGTGCAGTACGGGGAGGTGTTCGCCGTGCTCCAAGGGGTGCGGGGCGCCGGGCTGGTCGAGGACGTCCGGCTCTTCCCGGCCGACCCGATCTCCGGGCGGCGCGGCGGCGCGGTGGACCGGATCGACGTGGCTCCGGGCGCGCTGGTCTTCTCCCACCAGCACCAGGTGATCGTCACGGCGAGCGGGCCGGGTGAGGGCGTATGA